Proteins from one Pseudoliparis swirei isolate HS2019 ecotype Mariana Trench chromosome 22, NWPU_hadal_v1, whole genome shotgun sequence genomic window:
- the LOC130212677 gene encoding WAS/WASL-interacting protein family member 3-like isoform X2 has protein sequence MEDHPYALRGAGDFVGAPPPPPPPPSPPAAAIGIDYGAGGDYDGAPGLPTAIRRAPAPTPTPRHPPPVPPAPRHPPTPPGTGPQVSYQVSDTLVPLNLHYTV, from the exons ATGGAGGACCACCCGTACGCGCTGCGCGGAg CTGGCGACTTCGTTGGAGCtccaccgccgccgcccccccctcccagccccCCGGCGGCAGCCATCGGAATCGACTACGGAG CTGGTGGCGACTACGATGGAGCTCCTGGCCTCCCTACGGCCATCAG ACGAGCTCCGGCGCCGACTCCGACACCCAGACATCCGCCGCCGGTTCCGCCAGCTCCGCGCCATCCGCCGACTCCGCCAGGGACTGGCCCACAGGTAAGTTATCAGGTTAGTGATACACTTGTCCCTTTAAACTTACACTACACTGTTTAA
- the LOC130212677 gene encoding uncharacterized protein LOC130212677 isoform X1, which produces MEDHPYALRGAGDFVGAPPPPPPPPSPPAAAIGIDYGAGGDYDGAPGLPTAIRLVQEDNIADIRLHNARVSLLRVFALLTPDELRRRLRHPDIRRRFRQLRAIRRLRQGLAHR; this is translated from the exons ATGGAGGACCACCCGTACGCGCTGCGCGGAg CTGGCGACTTCGTTGGAGCtccaccgccgccgcccccccctcccagccccCCGGCGGCAGCCATCGGAATCGACTACGGAG CTGGTGGCGACTACGATGGAGCTCCTGGCCTCCCTACGGCCATCAGGTTAGTCCAGGAAGATAACATTGCGGACATTAGGCTTCATAATGCGCGTGTCTCTCTGTTGCGTGTCTTTGCCCTTTTAACACCAGACGAGCTCCGGCGCCGACTCCGACACCCAGACATCCGCCGCCGGTTCCGCCAGCTCCGCGCCATCCGCCGACTCCGCCAGGGACTGGCCCACAGGTAA